From Maylandia zebra isolate NMK-2024a linkage group LG11, Mzebra_GT3a, whole genome shotgun sequence, one genomic window encodes:
- the rnf41l gene encoding uncharacterized protein rnf41l translates to MGYDLERFVGYVNEGLLCCVCRDVLERPLQAPCEHAYCSSCISTWLVHHHSCPEDRLPLDVGSLKPLYRYMRNDLNRLQIRCVNAAQGCEVVCSLESLHSHEDECEFAFISCANTGCPVQVERRGLEAHLSECSFRSRECPNGCGHTLLSIDQTQHNCVAELRTEVEMLRVEMLCKVEEVRREMESRLDSQRRHMVQKESQLKNEVEELKGQLSRVMCDMRALLGAERLRRQELAEAELEKRELLQVLRDLQPTRSQNPTEQAARDQHQGEVQTSGWELHTEPTRHQQREASSHASSLSLHSAQASHASGPPPSPQLGEVGRKGGTRSLTLDCIKKKSREVTVI, encoded by the exons aTGGGCTATGATCTGGAGAGGTTTGTAGGTTACGTGAATGAGGGTCTACTGTGCTGTGTATGTCGAGATGTGCTGGAGCGCCCCCTCCAGGCACCCTGTGAACATGCTTACTGCAGCTCCTGCATCAGCACCTGGCTGGTCCATCACCACTCCTGTCCTGAGGACAGACTGCCACTGGATGTGGGTAGCCTCAAACCACTGTACAG GTACATGCGTAATGATCTGAACCGTCTGCAGATCCGCTGTGTGAATGCAGCACAGGGGTGTGAGGTGGTCTGCTCCCTGGAGAGCCTCCACTCACACGAGGACGAGTGTGAATTTGCCTTCATATCCTGCGCTAACACAG GCTGTCCCGTGCAGGTCGAGAGGCGGGGCTTGGAGGCTCACCTGTCAGAATGTAGCTTTCGCAGCAGGGAGTGTCCTAATGGTTGCGGCCACACGCTGCTCTCCATTGACCAGACACAACATAACTGTGTAGCGGAGCTGCGCACTGAGGTGGAGATGCTCAG GGTGGAGATGCTGTGCAAGGTGGAAGAGGTGAGACGAGAGATGGAGTCTCGGCTGGACTCGCAGAGGAGACACATGGTGCAGAAAGAGTCTCAGCTGAAGAACGAGGTGGAGGAGCTCAAG GGTCAGCTATCCCGTGTGATGTGTGACATGCGTGCACTGCTAGGTGCAGAGCGTTTGAGGAGACAAGAGCTGGCAGAGGCAGAGCTGGAGAAAAGAGAACTGCTACAGGTCCTCAGAGACCTGCAGCCCACCAGGAGCCAGAATCCCACTGAACAGGCAGCCAGGGACCAGCATCAGGGAGAggtgcagacatcaggctgggAACTCCACACCGAGCCAACCAGACATCAACAGAGAGAGGCTTCTTCACATGCCTCCAGTCTGTCACTGCATTCAGCCCAGGCTTCACATGCATCAGGCCCACCCCCATCACCACAGCTGGGTGAGGTAGGGCGCAAGGGTGGGACCCGGAGTCTGACCTTGGACTGCATTAAAAAGAAGAGCAGGGAGGTGACAGTGATCTGA